One region of Planctomycetota bacterium genomic DNA includes:
- a CDS encoding HEAT repeat domain-containing protein, whose protein sequence is MHIAYRYILMAFAGLLFSTPLYPAESDWEKAKKEFLAESKNHSEEVRISIVSKLTDNMSPPVEGEVVILLSNQIFNELNQGRKGKKEEAISLRVIDACVAGLGRIKEDKAVKLIRENASRQKEEWRFRFYVIKALGSINKPEVTKELLSLINDRKVTIQVAAFRALGQLKTPEALEPASELLQGKTNWQVKLAILDYFRALEPASVFKLLKPILKERDKVEPRVLSAVLKLLEEITKKLPNEGNDPLLTTKAIILGEYYGLPIESSNIVFLLDTSGSMEAPVKDTPKPAEEKKKEKVVISGTGEDEGKKPPIPEHLEKRKKDIDKKQVKTRLDAVKKELVNAIYNLDERVNFSIIFYSSGIRAWKIKTIPATFDNKLSAIDAIDRQKPHGATTTYDALEYAYKIMVETSSKKPESPLDEVDGADTFYLLTDGYPTEGKIIETKDIVEAIRKINEIRQVKINTIAIGSPGAGKPDLPALEVNTDFLKQLAEITGGTFVDKTK, encoded by the coding sequence ATGCATATAGCATACCGTTATATACTCATGGCATTTGCCGGGTTGCTGTTCTCCACCCCGCTATATCCGGCTGAATCAGACTGGGAAAAAGCCAAGAAGGAATTCCTGGCCGAATCCAAGAATCATAGCGAAGAGGTCAGAATCAGCATCGTCTCCAAACTGACAGATAATATGTCGCCGCCGGTGGAAGGCGAGGTCGTTATTTTACTGAGCAACCAGATTTTCAATGAACTCAACCAGGGCAGGAAAGGCAAGAAGGAAGAGGCCATCAGCCTCAGGGTCATCGACGCCTGCGTTGCCGGGTTGGGCCGGATAAAAGAGGACAAGGCCGTCAAGCTGATACGGGAAAACGCCAGCCGGCAAAAAGAGGAATGGCGTTTCAGGTTTTATGTCATCAAGGCCTTGGGCAGCATCAATAAACCTGAAGTAACCAAGGAACTGCTGTCTTTAATCAACGACCGGAAGGTAACGATCCAGGTGGCGGCCTTCCGGGCTTTGGGACAACTGAAAACGCCGGAGGCATTGGAGCCGGCCTCGGAATTGCTCCAAGGCAAGACCAACTGGCAGGTAAAACTGGCGATATTGGATTATTTCCGCGCCCTGGAGCCGGCTTCGGTGTTTAAACTTCTCAAGCCCATATTAAAAGAACGCGACAAGGTGGAACCGCGGGTCTTATCCGCGGTCCTGAAACTGCTCGAGGAAATCACCAAGAAACTACCGAATGAGGGCAATGACCCGCTGCTGACCACCAAAGCTATTATCCTGGGCGAGTATTACGGACTGCCCATTGAGTCATCCAACATCGTCTTCCTGCTGGATACCTCAGGCAGTATGGAAGCGCCGGTCAAAGACACGCCTAAGCCGGCAGAAGAAAAGAAGAAAGAAAAGGTGGTTATCAGCGGAACTGGCGAGGACGAGGGCAAAAAACCGCCTATACCTGAACACCTCGAGAAAAGAAAAAAGGATATAGACAAGAAACAGGTCAAGACCAGGCTGGATGCGGTCAAGAAAGAACTGGTCAACGCCATCTATAACCTGGATGAACGGGTGAATTTCTCCATAATATTTTACAGCAGCGGGATTCGGGCCTGGAAGATTAAGACGATTCCGGCAACCTTTGACAACAAGCTTTCGGCCATAGACGCCATTGACCGCCAAAAACCGCACGGCGCCACCACGACTTACGATGCACTGGAATATGCCTATAAGATAATGGTCGAAACCTCGTCCAAAAAACCGGAATCACCGCTGGATGAGGTGGACGGCGCGGACACCTTTTACCTGCTGACCGACGGCTACCCGACCGAAGGCAAGATAATCGAGACCAAAGATATCGTGGAAGCCATCCGCAAGATTAATGAAATCAGGCAGGTCAAGATTAACACCATTGCCATAGGTTCGCCGGGCGCGGGCAAGCCGGATCTGCCTGCTCTTGAAGTCAATACCGATTTTCTGAAACAACTGGCCGAAATCACCGGCGGGACATTCGTGGACAAAACCAAATAA
- the pyrR gene encoding bifunctional pyr operon transcriptional regulator/uracil phosphoribosyltransferase PyrR, protein MPKDKRLLSQPDINQTLVKLAGDIISCHSSPKEKDSLVLIGIHRRGVSLAKRLKAIIEKKIKRILPLGTLDITLYRDDLDTIGHLPVVKNTDIPVDLTDKSVVLVDDVLFTGRTIRSALNELAEFGRPKRIQLAVLIDRGHRELPICADYVGKTVQTKSDEIVMVRLKETDGTDEVVITKKPMHKAVKVN, encoded by the coding sequence ATGCCGAAAGACAAGCGATTATTAAGCCAGCCGGATATAAACCAGACCCTGGTAAAACTGGCCGGCGATATCATTTCCTGTCATTCCTCACCTAAAGAAAAAGATTCACTGGTATTAATCGGCATCCATCGCCGGGGCGTGTCTCTGGCCAAACGGCTTAAGGCCATCATCGAGAAGAAGATAAAGCGAATTCTGCCTCTGGGCACCCTGGATATTACGCTTTACCGCGATGACTTGGATACCATCGGACACCTGCCCGTGGTTAAGAATACCGATATCCCTGTAGACCTGACTGACAAGAGCGTGGTCCTGGTTGATGATGTGCTGTTCACCGGCCGGACCATCCGCTCGGCCCTGAACGAACTGGCCGAGTTCGGACGTCCTAAGCGCATCCAACTGGCGGTGTTGATAGACCGGGGGCACCGTGAACTGCCCATCTGCGCTGATTATGTCGGCAAGACCGTTCAGACCAAGTCCGATGAAATCGTCATGGTCCGGTTAAAGGAAACAGACGGAACGGATGAAGTGGTGATTACCAAGAAGCCGATGCATAAGGCGGTAAAGGTTAACTAG
- a CDS encoding aspartate carbamoyltransferase catalytic subunit codes for MTPDKKFVWTQTHLLGLENLSAQEITHILDTAESFKEISTRNIKKVPTLRGKVVVNMFVEPSTRTRMSFSLAAKRLSADVVDFSPSTSSLSKGETLKDTARNIEAMGIDIAIIRHTAPGTPHMLSRIIDASVINAGDGAHEHPTQGLLDIFTMREQKGRIKGLKVAVVGDIMHSRVARSNIWGLTKLGAEVIAVGPPTLIPQQIRELGVKIAYDIDKVIPEVDVINILRIQLERQRSKFFPTVREYARLFGINSERLRHAKKDVMIMHPGPINRGVEITPDVADGTHSVILRQVTNGLSVRMAVLYLVSGQPKAEEAE; via the coding sequence ATGACTCCTGATAAGAAATTTGTCTGGACTCAAACGCATCTCCTGGGGCTGGAGAATCTCTCGGCCCAGGAAATAACCCATATCCTGGATACGGCTGAGTCTTTCAAGGAGATTTCCACCCGCAATATCAAGAAGGTGCCCACCCTGCGCGGCAAGGTAGTGGTTAATATGTTTGTCGAGCCCAGCACCCGGACCAGGATGTCTTTTTCCCTAGCCGCCAAGCGCCTGAGCGCTGACGTGGTGGATTTCTCGCCATCGACCAGCAGTTTATCCAAGGGCGAGACCCTCAAGGACACGGCCCGCAATATCGAGGCCATGGGTATTGATATCGCCATCATCAGGCACACGGCTCCGGGCACGCCTCATATGCTCTCCCGCATCATCGACGCCAGCGTGATTAATGCCGGGGACGGGGCGCACGAGCATCCGACCCAGGGTCTGCTGGATATCTTTACCATGCGCGAGCAAAAGGGCCGGATTAAGGGCCTGAAGGTCGCCGTGGTGGGCGATATCATGCACAGCCGGGTGGCTCGGAGCAATATTTGGGGCCTGACCAAATTGGGCGCTGAAGTGATTGCGGTCGGACCGCCTACCCTTATTCCCCAGCAGATACGGGAACTGGGCGTTAAGATTGCCTACGATATTGATAAAGTAATTCCTGAAGTGGATGTGATAAATATCCTGCGCATCCAGTTGGAGCGTCAGCGCAGTAAGTTCTTCCCGACGGTCCGTGAATACGCCCGGCTGTTCGGCATAAATTCCGAAAGGCTCAGACACGCCAAAAAGGACGTGATGATTATGCATCCGGGCCCGATTAACCGGGGCGTGGAAATTACCCCGGACGTGGCTGATGGCACGCACTCGGTTATCCTGCGCCAGGTCACCAACGGATTATCCGTCCGTATGGCCGTGTTGTATCTGGTATCCGGACAACCGAAAGCAGAAGAAGCAGAGTAA
- a CDS encoding dihydroorotase, with protein MTTILIKNGRVIDPANKIDKVTNVFIENGKIKSVGPKTPKANKTIDAKGLIVTPGLIDMHVHLREPGKEDEETIASGTAAAINGGFTSVACMPNTDPAIDNEASAEFVYLQAKRAGKANVFPIGAVTKGRKGEEISEMGQLFRGGAVGFSDDGAPIKSAEVVRRSLEYSKMFDKPIIDHCEDMDLIRDGTMSEGSVSVTLGLVGMPPVSEEIMVYRDIALAKLTDGKLHIAHISTKRAVELVRQAKKGGIKVTAEVTPHHLTLTDDYVKTSDFNTNYKVNPPLRTKSDVEALKAGLKDGTIDAIASDHAPHAEEEKDVEYNVAPFGIIGMETLLPVVLTELVHKKVITINQLVASLTVNPARILGIPKGTLSVGADADVTLIDLNKEWVIDPAKFKSKSRNCPFAGWKVKGKAVSVIIAGHVI; from the coding sequence ATGACAACGATTCTTATTAAGAACGGTCGTGTAATAGACCCGGCCAATAAAATAGACAAGGTTACTAATGTCTTTATCGAGAACGGTAAGATAAAATCCGTTGGTCCTAAAACGCCTAAGGCAAATAAAACCATTGATGCCAAGGGCCTGATTGTCACCCCGGGGCTGATTGATATGCACGTTCATCTGCGCGAGCCGGGCAAAGAGGATGAGGAAACCATTGCCTCAGGCACAGCCGCGGCTATCAACGGCGGATTCACCTCGGTCGCCTGTATGCCCAATACCGACCCGGCTATTGACAACGAGGCATCGGCTGAGTTCGTCTATCTCCAGGCCAAGCGGGCCGGTAAGGCCAATGTATTTCCCATCGGCGCGGTGACTAAGGGCCGCAAGGGCGAGGAAATCTCCGAGATGGGCCAGCTTTTCAGGGGCGGGGCAGTCGGATTCTCAGACGACGGCGCGCCCATCAAGAGCGCTGAGGTGGTGCGTCGGTCTTTGGAATACAGTAAGATGTTTGACAAGCCCATAATTGACCACTGCGAAGATATGGACTTAATCCGGGACGGCACCATGAGCGAAGGCAGTGTCTCGGTCACGTTGGGCTTAGTCGGAATGCCTCCGGTCTCGGAAGAGATTATGGTCTACCGGGATATTGCTCTGGCCAAACTGACCGATGGCAAACTCCATATAGCCCATATCTCCACCAAGCGGGCCGTAGAATTAGTCAGACAGGCCAAAAAAGGCGGTATTAAGGTCACGGCCGAGGTTACGCCACATCATCTGACCCTGACCGATGATTATGTCAAGACCAGCGATTTCAATACCAATTACAAGGTCAATCCGCCGCTCAGGACAAAATCCGATGTCGAGGCGCTCAAGGCCGGTCTGAAAGATGGCACCATCGACGCCATTGCCTCGGACCACGCGCCGCATGCCGAAGAGGAAAAGGACGTGGAATACAATGTTGCGCCGTTCGGTATCATCGGCATGGAAACCCTCCTGCCGGTGGTCCTGACCGAACTGGTGCACAAAAAAGTCATCACCATCAACCAGTTAGTTGCATCATTGACTGTAAATCCGGCCCGCATACTGGGCATTCCTAAAGGCACGCTCTCTGTAGGCGCTGATGCCGATGTGACGCTCATAGACCTCAATAAGGAATGGGTTATCGACCCGGCTAAATTCAAGTCCAAGAGCCGCAATTGTCCCTTTGCCGGCTGGAAGGTCAAGGGGAAAGCAGTCAGCGTCATAATAGCAGGCCACGTTATATAA